The genomic stretch AGTTTAACAAGGTTGGTAGAAGAATGTGTTAAACTTTTATCTGACTGCCCTATTCTATTTTTAATCAACTGCTACACAGCAAGTTTTTCTAATATATCATTAAAAAATATCTTATCCTCATCTATAAAAAATAAAGGCAATTTTGAAAGCGGAGAGATAGGACTTCCAATAGAAAACTCAGATATGATTCTTCCTTGCGGTATATATTCAAGATTTTATACATAAAAAAAGGAGCTTTTCTTATAAAAAAAGCCCCTTTAATCATCTTTCAAACTAATATTAATAGCTTATTGTCTCGCCTTTCTCATGTATTTCTAAAAATCTTAATAATTCTGCCTTTACCTCATCAGCAGTATCCAAAGTAAGAACTCTTTTAGCAAGCATCTGACATTCAGTCTTATCTAAAGATATAATCATTTTCTTAACTTCAGGTATTGATATAGCCGACATAGAAAATACATCTAAACCTAATCCAAACAACAAAGGTACAGCAAGTAAATCCCCTGCTAATTCCCCACACATAGAAATAATAATACCATTAGCATGAGCCCCATCTATAGCCATTTTTATAGCTATAAGTACTGAAGGATTATAAGGATCGCATATACTAGCTATTTTTTCATTTCCTCTGTCTGCTGCCAAAGTATATTGAGTTAAATCATTAGTACCTATGGAGAAGAAATCTGCCTCTCTTGCAAAAGCCTCTGCTCTGAATACAACAGAAGGCGTTTCTATCATCATGCCAAGTTCCAATGCCTCATTAAAAGCAATATTTTCTTTAACCAGCTCAAGTTTGCATTCATTAAATATAGACTTAGCTTTTCTGAGTTCTTCCAAAGAAACTATCATAGGAAGCATTACTTTTATTTTACCAAAAGCAGAAGCTCTAAGCAAAGCTCTGAATTGAGTTCTTATAATAGAAGTTTTATCTAAGCATATTCTTAAAGCTCGCCAGCCTAATGCCGGATTCTCTTCTTTAGGCATTTCTAAATAAGGCAGATACTTATCGCCTCCAATATCCATAGTACGTATAGTAACAGTATGTCCGCTCATAGCAACGGCTACTTCTTTATAAGCCTTAAACTGCTCCTCTTCTGTAGGAAAATCAGTATTTTCCATAAAAAGAAACTCAGTTCTGTAAAGACCTATGCCATCAGCACCATTTTTTAAAACTCCGCCTAAATCTGCAGGTGAACCTATATTAGCATATACTCTTATTTTTGTTCCGTCTTTAGATACAGCATCTTTATGAGCATATTCTTTCAATAAAGCTCTTTTTTTATCAAATTCATCTTTTAATTTTAAACATTCATCTATAGATTCTTTGGAAGGATCTATAATAACAGCTCCTGTATTTCCATTAATGATAATAGTTTGATTGTTTTCTAAATCTTTTAGAATTTCTCCAATACCAACTACAGCAGGAATCTCTAAAGATCTAGCCATTATAGAAGTATGCGAAGTACGTCCGCCTATTTCGGTAATAAAACCTAAAGTATTATCCAAATCCAAATTTGCAGTATCTGAAGGGGTTAAATCTCTGGCAACAACTACCGAGTCCTTTGGAAGATTAGAAACATCAGTAATTTCTTCCCCCTGAATATTTCTTATCCATCTGTCAGAAATATCGGCAAGATCTCCGGCACGCTCTCTTAAATATTCATCTTCAACTTCACTTAAAATTTTAGTGTAAACTTCTATACCTTGAGATAAAGCATACTCAGCACAAACCTTATCATCAGCAATAATATTATTAACTTCTTCAAGTAAATCTTCATCTTCAAGCAAAGTTATATGAGCATCAAAAATTGCTGCCTTTTCCTCTGAAACTTTTTTTGCTGTTGTTTCTCTAATTTTTAGAAGCTGTTCTTTTGTTTTATTTCTAGCTTCTAATAATTTCTTTTGCTCCTCAGCTACATTTGCACAAGGACATTTAGATACTACAATATCCTTCTTAAGAAGCAGATATACTTTTCCTATAGCTATACCGGGGGAAACCCCAATTCCACTAATTCTTTTTTCCATATTATAAGTCCAAAAAAAATTAATCTTTTAAATTAGCAAGAAACTCTTCTATTTTTTTTAGATTTTCTTGTTCATTTTCACCATCGCAATAAATAGTAAGTACTGAATCTTTTTTTACCCCTAAAGACAAAACTTTTAAAAGAGATGAAGCATTTACTCTTTTTCCTGCTTCATTTTCTATTTCTATTTTACAATTTTGTAATGTTTTTATAAATGTAACAAATTCATTACCAGGTCTAGCATGAAGTCCTGTATCATTTTGTATAGTAACTTTACCTGTAGTCATCGGCAAAACTCCTCCGTTCTTTTCTTATATATATTTTAAAGTATATCAGTTTTTTCTCATTTGTCAAATTATATATGTACTAAAAAGTATGTTTTATATACTAAATACATACTTTTTATTTAATTTATATCATGAATATAAAATTTATTACATACTATAATTAATACCATAACCAAAATATAGTATCATATTTTTGAAAACCATTTTAATAATTATTTAAACTATTTTATTTTTTAATATTTTTATACTGTAGAAAGATGAAATAGCATTAGTGCGGTAAGACAACATGCAAATAAAACATTAGACTTGTTTCAAAACTCAATTTATTAATACTCATAGTTTTTTAATTTAATATTTTTTTTAATTATAGTTTGGGCTTCACAGTTGTGCCAACCTCCACACTTCTTTTTGCCTTCCATACAAATTCCGTATCGCTATGAGTGCCATAGGAAGCGTGCAGCATGATTTTTTGATATTACCATACATTTAATACATATAATTAAAATATAAAGTTCTATCAATTCATCTTTATTAAATTTTTTATGCGGCAAAAAACTTAATAATTCTATATAAAGTGCATCAGTTGACAAAATGAAATAGTCCAGTATATACTAAAAATAGATTATTATAAAAAATATTAAAAACATAATCTGTATAATTAATAAATTAGAAAAATTTAATATATAATATTGTAAAGTAATTTTTATACAAAAATATTCAAATAGACTATTTGTTGTATATCATATTAAAATAAATTCCCTGAAGTACTAAAAAAGGATAAACTTTGCATTTTAAAAGTTTTAAATTTGATATACCGCCTGTAAGAAATATTTTTGATTTTATATTGTATTTAGATTTTATATATTTTTTTGCTTCTAATACAGCATAATTAACAGTTCCTATAGTATTATATATAGCTCCGGACATAATAGCATCTTTTACATTATTGTTTATCGGATTTGGTATTGACGATATAGGTCCTATTTCATAATAAGGAAGAGAAGTAATATTTGAAAGTGCCTGATAACTGGTTTTTGTTCCTGCTATTATCATACCGCCTAAGAATGTAAAATCTGAAAGCATAACACTTACTGTTGTTGCTGTACCCATATCTATAACTATAGAAGCATATTTATTATTATCATCATACCCATCAAGACATATAGAAGCATAAGTTGATAAGATTCTATCTATACCTACAGAATCTTTAGGTTCATATAAATTATCTTTAAGTTTTATATCATTGTGAGTAACTCTATAAGGATTAATATCAAAACAATCCTCTACACTGTCCTCAAACAGGTCATTTACTTTTAGCGATACACTGCTGTAAAATACATTTTTTATATTGCTGTAATTATTTTTTATTTCATCTAGTGCATTTACCAAATCCAAAGCATTACTATGCTCTATGGCTTTATAATATATTGGAGCATTATTATTATTTTCAAATATTGCTAACTTAACTCTTGTATTTCCAATATCAGCAAGCAAGTACATTTTCTTCTCAAGCCTCGTCCTTTATATTATTGCTTTCTAAAAAATTTCTAGTTTTTTCAAGTAAAAATTCTCTGTTATTTAATTCAGGCTCATCTAATATTAAATCAAGCAAATAATTTAATATCTTACCTATCAAAGGGCTGGGCTTTAGATGAAATTCATTAATCAAATCATTACCGTCTATTTTTAAATCTTTTACTGTTATAGCATTTTCTTCTTCAATTATCTTATCAATTCTAGCCAAAAGTTTAGGTATAGCCTTACTTTCTTTATCTTTTCTATGTCCGCTTCCAAGTCTGTCAGCTTCTCTCAATCTTAAAAGCGGCTTAATATTTTCAACACCAATAGCCCGCATAAATCTTCTAACTGCTCCGTCTGTCCACTCGTCCTGATAATAAAACATATGCTGCCTAACTAAAAGCGTTACAAAATCTATCTCAGAATTAGAATATTTTAATCTCTTCATTACATTTTTAGCTACTTTTGCACCAACAACCTCATGATTATAATAAACAGGATCATCTTGTTTTGATACTTTTTTCTGAACCATAGGTTTGGCTATATCATGAAAAAGTGCAGCAAGCCTTACTAATAAAGTTAATTCTTCAGTTTCTAAAGGCTCTACAGACTGTATGGTATGAAGTATATGATAATAAACATCGTATTTATGAAATTTATTCTGAGCAACTCCGTATCCTTGCATAAGCTCTGGAAGTATTAATGATAAAACCCCTGTTTTTCTTAAAAGCTCTAAGCCTCTGAAAGGATTTGAAGATAATAATATCCCATTAAACTCTTCACGTATACGTTCAGCTGCAATAGATGCAAGCATACCTGTAGAATGTGTTATAGCCTCAAATGTTTCTTTTTCTATTTCAAAATTTAATTTAGCGGCAAACCTTATAGCACGCATTATCCTAAGACCATCTTCTCTGAATCTCTCATAAGGATCGCCTACAGATTTTACTATTTTACGCTTAATGTCTTTCATACCGTCAAACATATCTATGAGAGTGCCGTCCAAAACATTATATGCCATCGCATTTATAGTTAAATCTCTTCTTGGTAAATCATCTTCTATACTTGAAGCATATTCTACATTGTCTGGGTGCCTTCCATCGCTATAATTACCATCGCTTCTAAAAGTGGTTATTTCAACATGCATATCCTCTATAATAACAAGTATAGTACCATGTTTTATACCAGTAGGAACTGTATATTTAAATATTCTTTGCACATCTTCAGGCTTGGCATCTGTAGTGATATCGTATTCATGCGGAGTAATACCCATTACAGCATCTCTTACAGCACCTCCAACCAAAAAACATTGAAAGCCCTCTATATGCAGTATCCTTGCTATTTCTTTTATCGGATGCGGTATATCTGTAAATATTTTCTTCACTTAATATCCTATTTATTTTATACTCTATATAGTATATACAATTTTTCATTAATTACAAATTATATTTTATATAAAATAAACAATATAATTAGGCTTAATAAAAAAATTATCTACAAACAGTTGTATAAATTTATTAACTATATAAAATTATATAATATTTAAGTTAATACATTATAAAATGATGTATATGTACTATATACTTAAACAACTATAGTTTGTCAAAATTAGTTTTTATATTTTTATTATTTTCGGGAACTAGCCCTGCGTGCCTTCGGCAACCCACACTTCTTTTGTGACGCTGTCCGCCTCGCTCTGCGTGCCGTAGGCAGGTGTGCCACAAAGAAGTAAAAAGGCTACATTTCAGGCTAAATTTAGTAATTTATTCTACATGTAAAACATAAATTAGTACTATTTAGTATTATTTTTAGACTTGCACTTTTTGGTTCTTTTTGCGGCGGGAAAAAGAACAATAAAAAAATTGATAAACTTAAAAATTTTTAGTATATACCTAAACAATTACAATTTGTCAAAATTAATTTTTTAAATTTAAAATATTTGCAGGGCTTTGCCCCGCACCCCAGTTCTTTTATTGGTATAAAAGAACCAAAAGAACTGCATTTTTAGCCTAAATTTATGGATATACACTACATTTAATACGTATATATAAAATATAAAGTTCTAGTAATTGCGTTTTTTGAGAATCGTACCGACGAAGTCCACCTGTGGTGTTGGCAACAACTTTTTACAAAGCCAGACACGCTGTGTGCCGCAGTCAAGCGAAGGCGGGAAAAAGAACAATAAAAAATTGACAAACTTAAGAATTTTCAGTATAAATATAAAAGGCTTTACCTGAAAATACAAGCAAAGCCTTTAACTAAAAATATGATTGATTATTGTTGTTTTTTATTGCAAACTATATCTTTATTTAAGAATTCTGCAGGAGCTCCTGGATTTTCTGTAAATCTAACTGTTACAGAATTATCAGAAAATTTTAAAGTACCTTTAATTGCATTTGGTTGACCATTATATGAACTAGAAATATTATAATCAGTACCATAACCAGTTATACCGCTCATATAATTTCCACTAAAATTTGGAGCTGTTGTATTGTTGTCGTTTGGAAACACTGCAATCATGTCGTTATTCACTGATACCCATACATATGCATTTTTATATTTTTCACCAAAAATCTCAATATTAGATAGGTCAAAAGTTTGTGTAGATACATAAGTATTACCGCTATACTGTTCTATGCCTTGTGAAGTTTTAGTATATGTAATCTCTTGTCCATCAATATTTACAGTTGCATTCTTTGCATCTGATGAAAATGTTATTGTAAACTCTCTACCATAAATTTTTACTTTATAACTAGGATCATTAGCCTCTAATACTTCACCTTTATTTCCACGAGTGCTATTGTATTCATATATATTACCGTTTATATCTATTTCTACAGCATCAGGGTTATTTGATGACGACCATATACCAGAATATTTTGGATCTATAGTTTTTGGTGTACTTGTATCTGGTGCTGTTTTGTCCTTATTAGAACAGCTTACTGATAACACTCCTACTAAAAATAGGGTTAGAAAGATTGTTGAAATTTTTTTACTCATAGTAAAACTCCTTTTAATTAGTTTTTTATATATAAATATCATTAAAGACATTTATTTCTATTTTAATTTAAATATTTTTAAATGTATTATTAAATTTAAATACGAATTTAAATTTATATATAAATTTATTACACTATATATTATTTTAAACAAATAGCAAGTATAATATTCGATTTTTTTACAATTTTATGCTATATTCTCGCGTATAAAAGTTTATCGAGTATAGAAGATTTAATACTAATTTATATAAATACTTACTCCTCAAATACAAGGAATTGAAGCGTTTTGATTATTAGTATTGTTTCATACTATTTTAGAAAAATTATTTCCCTCTAATGATAAGGATTTGAAGCGTTTGAAAATATATAAATAAAATTCTAAATATAATTAATGTTTATATAAGTTTTATATTTTGTAGTTAGAGAGTAAAATATTAAAATTATTAATTACTAATAAATTAAATTGCATGAAGTAAGAATAAGCTACTAAACTTTTATTAATTCTAAACCTTCAAGACCCTAGTCTTTTTTACCGCACACGCTCTGCGGACTTCGTTAAATGCAGTTCTTTCACCACAGGCGGACAGATTTCATAAAAGAACAGGAGTGCTGCGTAGTACACAGAGTATTCACTCTGTGTACTTCGTAAGGGAAAACCATGCAAATATTTTAAATTTAAAAAATTAATTTTAATAAACTGTATTTATTTAGGTATATACTAAAAATTTTTAAATTTATAAAACAGAAAAAAAATTTATTACTAATTTTATTTATTAATTAGATTAAACTCTATTAATTAAAAAATAGGCTTTACTATTATTTTTTTAATAACAGCAAAGCCTTTAAAATTATAAATCACTTACCAGTTGCATTTATAGTATCATAATTTGAAAAATCATCTCTGCTTTCCAAATCTTTCTGCTCATAGTCTTTAAGAGGTATTTTATTTCTTATAGCAGCATAAACTGTAGGCACTATAACAAGGGTAAATGCTGTTGATAATAAAAGCCCTCCAAGTATAGCCAAAGATAAAGGCTGATACATTTCGTTTCCGCTTCCGCCTGATAATGCCATAGGTAAAAGTCCTAATATAGTAGTGAGCGTTGTCATAAGTACTGGTCTTAAACGCCTAGGTCCAGACTCCAATGCAGCTTCATCTCCGCTTATATTTTTTTCATGCATAAGCTGATTCATATAGTCTATAAGCACAATACCATTATTTACTACAATACCTATTAGTACAATAAATCCTATGCCGCTGTATACACTTAAAGTTTGACGTCCTATAAAAAGTGCTATTAAAGAACCTGCAAAGCCAAAAGGAATTGCAAGTGCTATAACAAAAGGTGCTATGAAAGATTCAAACTGACTAGCCATTATAGCATAAACTAATACAAGTGCCAATATCAAAGCCTGAAGAAGCTGTAAGAAAGCATCATTCATATCTTCAAAATCGCCTGTATAATTAATATTAAATCCTGAAGGAATAAATACTTCCTGTTTTATTTTTTCCTGCACATCTGTCATTATTTCACTTAAAGCTCTGTTATATCCAGAGGCTTTTATGGTAGTTATTCTAGTGCTGTCTTTTCTCTCTATTTCTGTAGGTCCGTAACTTTTTTCAACAGTAGCTATAGAAGATATAGGAACTATACCGCTTGTAGTAGGTATCATAAGTCTTGATATATCGTCTATATTTAATCTGTCTGGCTCGCCCAACTGAACATTAACATCTATATCTGTAACATCAGAATTGGCTGGAGTCATAGTTGTAGCAGTAGTACCTGCAAAACTTGTTTTAACAATATTTGCTATAGTGTTTACATTGATACCCATTTTGGCAGCTATTTCTCTATTAACATATATTTTAAGTTCCGGATTGGAATCATCTCTGGTAAGTCTTGGTTCTCTTATACCTTCTATATCCGATATTGCAGCTATTATATTATTGGCTATTTCTGTAGCTTTATCCAAATCATCGCCTACAAGTTCTATCTCTATTTCATTTCCGCCTGTTCCTCCGTCTCTTCCTCCGCTATTTATTGCTGAACTTGTTATAGCTGCTATATTAATCTGTGCAGGATAAGAAACCAAAGCATTTCTTGTAAACTCTATATATTCATCAACCGATTTTTTTCTTCCCTCGCTTTTATCTCTTAACTGTACTCTTATTTCTGCTTTATTTTCATCAGAACCTGATTGTACTCTTGACTGCATTCTGTCAAAATCTTCTCCTATGAGATTTTGTATATCGCTTTCCATTCTAGTAACAAATGATTGTGTCTGCTCTGATTTTGTACCAACCGGCATTTCTACATCTATCTTAAACTGACCTTCATCTGAAGTAGGAAATCCCTCCTTACCTATAAAAGTTAAACCTAATGCTATTATTACAAATACAACAGACAATGAAGAAATTAATACTTTCTTTTTATTTTTTATAGAATAATGAAGCACGCTGGAATATAAATTATTAACTCTATTATGAAAGTTTTTATTAACAAAATTTTCTATAGGTATTAAGAACTTAGTTTTTTTATTCGTTACAAGTCTAGCTCCAAGCATAGGAACTATTGTAAGAGCTACAAATAATGAACCTATCATAGAAACTGTAACTGTAATACATAAATCTCTAAATAATTGTCCAGTCTGTCCTTCAACAAAAAGAAAAGGCAAAAATACCGCTATAGTTGTAAGAGTGGAAGCTGATATTGCAAGTGCCACAGAAGAAGTACCGTTTATAGCTGAAGAATATTTTCCATATCCATTATTTCTATAATAAAATATATTTTCTAAAACTACTATTGAGTTATCAACCATCATACCTATACCCAAAACAAGTCCTGATAATGAAATAATATTTAAAGTAATACCCATAAAATACATTAATGTAAATGTGATTATTATTGATATAGGTATAGAAATCGCTATTATAGAAACTGTTTTTATATTCCATAGATAAAGCATTAATATAATAACGGCAAATAATCCGCCCTGCCAAGCAGTATCAAGAACTCCGTTTATAGATTCATTTACATTGTCTGCATTATTAAAAAGTATCTCATATTCTACGCCCTCTGGAAGAGTAAGATTTGCAAGCTGTTTTTGAACTGCTTTAGATACATTAACAGTATTTCCTCCAGACTCTTTATTGACAGATACGGATATTGCAGGCATACCGTTAATCTTTACTATCTCAGAATCATCACTGTATCCCTGATAAACTCTGCCTATATCTTTTAATTTTATGGGTGTATCATTTGTTTTTAATGCTACAACAGTATTTTCTATATCTTCTACTGTGGTAAACTCTCCCATAGTTCTTAAAGTATATTTATAAACCCCCTCATAAGTTTCTCCTCCTGATAGGTTTTGATTCTCACTTGAAAGAAGAGAGACTATTGTATTAATATCTATTCCGTAGGCATGAAGTCTATTTAAAACCAAGTCTACTTTCATCTCAGTTTGAAGTCCGCCTCTAATCTCTGCCCTTGCTACTCCTGAAGCCTGCTCTATTTTATTTAATATCTGATTATCTATTAAAGTATACAATGCTCCCAAATTATCCGTTCCAAAGAATGCTATTTCCATAACTGGCATCATATCGGTAGAGAATTTAAATACTGTAGGGCTGTCGGCATCATCTGGAAGCGAATTTTTTACTCCGTCTATTGCTTCTCTTATATCTGCAGTAGCAACAGCTAAATCCGTGCCCCAGTTAAACTCTATAAATACGCTTGACTCCCCCTCTTGTGAAGTAGAAGTTATTGTATTAATATCGCTTACTGTAGCCACTGCATTTTCTACAATCCTAGTTACAGATTTCTCCACCTCTTCAGGTCCTGCATTCTCATATTCTGTTCTTACAGTTATATAAGGAAGCTCCATATCTGGTAAAAAATCTACTGCTAATTTACTTAAACTTACAAAGCCTAATATTAATACTGCTATCATACACATAAAAACCGCTACGGGTCTTTTTACTACCAATTCTATAAAATTTCTCATTCGCTTTTCACCCCTAATATTTAATATATAGCATACAATCTATTTTTTTTTATTTTATCTAATCTTTAGACGAATAAAACAAAAAAAAGTTTTAAACATATGTTTTATATGCCTAAATTTGTATCTATATACAGTGTGTAATAAATAATTATAACCTAAACAATTATATTTATCAATTTTTCATACTTGTTTCAAAACTAATTTTACATATTATCACAACAAATAAATAGTCAAAACATAAAAATCAATCTGAAATATTCTTTAATATGCTAATAATCATAGATATAGATAAAATTATAGTTATTATTATAAGAATAATATTAAGAATATTAAAAGCCTCTGTATTAAAAGTTCCTATATACTTTATTATAACGAGAAAAACTCCTACAAAACCTCCAAACATACCGTATAATTTAAGTCTAGTTAAATACTTCTTTGCAAAAGAATTAAATACATCATGTATATTTTTGGCATTCATCTTATCTATCTCTTCTTTTGTAATAGCTGAAAAATCTATTGCATCTATAATTAAATTAATATCATCTTCAGCACAATTAATAATCAAATTAAGAAAATAATATTTTAATTTATCATCTATAATAAAAGGTATATCATTTCTAAGTTTTGAAATTATCTTTTTTATCTCTTCAGATATGCTTGAGTTTATATATTCATTTTTATCTAAATTATCAAGAATATTATAAATTGATATTATAAAATTATTTAAATCAATTAAATTATCATAAAGTAAAAGACGCTCTATATCTGAGTATTTAAAAATATCTTTTAATATATCATCAAAATATTTTTCTATATTCAAACATTCTTTTATAGTAGTAGGATATAATGAGCTTTCTATATAATTTTTAATATCTTCTGTAACTTTATATCTGTTATTATAAATACTAATGCATAATTTTCTAATGAGTTCATAAAAATAAATATCCGTATTTTCTAAAAATGATTGAGTATACTTTTCTATTAATTTATAATCTATATTCTTAACAGAAAAATCAAATAATTTATCAAAAACATTTAATATCAAATACTCATTATTATTTATAGTGTCATTTAAATATTTTCTTAAACTATTTTCTTCATAAAGTTTTTCATTACTATTTTGTCCTATAAAATAAGAAACATTTTTTGATAAAATATTTTCATCTAAAAAATTAAAACTTATATTCATAATATCATATTTCATATCATCAATAAAAATAGGAATCTTTTTATTAATTAAATTTAATATTATTCTGTCTGTCAAATCTATAACCAAATCATTTTTCAAAGGAATATCTTTTATAATGGTCTCTCTTATCTCATACCTATTTTCTAATAATGTTTCATTTAATTTTTTACTCATCATAGAAAATATAAACTCACTGTTAGACCTAACAAGGTTTACAATTTCTCCGCCAAACATCTCCTTTATTTTTTTGCTGCTGTTTTTTGATATCTCATTATCAATAAAATATGCAGCAATATAAAATATTCTATCCCTTACAGAATTTGAATTAATAGCTTTTGTGGCATTTAAAACTATTATATTTTTAAATTTACTTAAATCTTTTATATTATCTATTATTATATTTTTTATAAAGTCTTTTAAGTTTATAATATTAATATTAGAAAGTAATAGTTTTAATACTGAAAATATATTATCATTTATATAATTTATTAATACTTCTTTATTATTTTTTATAATATTATATATATAATTATTTTTGATAATTAGTTTAATAATACCAGTCTTTATAAAATCAATATTATTAATTATAATAGTGTTAATACTTTCTTTTAAATATGAAAATATATTTAATTTATTTATTTTCTCATCTTCAAGCATATAATTAAAAAACTTTTTATAATTATCTTTTATCAAATTATCTTCTATATCTTTTTTATTTTCTAAAATACTAATAATACCTTCTTTTTCCATAAGCCTATCATTAACAAAATCAGACATTGAAGATGCAAATCTGCTTTTCTCACATGCAACAGCCCCCCAAAAAACTTTTTTCTTTATGCCGAATAAAGGCTCATAAGGCTTGAATATAGAATAAATAGCAAGAACATTCGTTATAAATCCTATAAAAGTGTATACCAAAGGCTCTGCTATATAATTTAAATATCCTAAAGAAGGATTAAATGAATTGACTGGAAATAAATACGCTGTTAATAGTCCAAATACAAATCCCAAAAAAGCACCTAATATATTTATAGGCTCTAATTCCTTACCCATAAAATCATTGGCCATTTTTGCTATTTCATCTTTATTTAATTTGCCCATATTGTTTTTTATTGTTTTTATTACAATAGAATCTATTACTGATGAAATAAAATCCTTCTCTTTATTTATAAACTTTATTATTGAACTATAGGCATTATTATTAAAAAAATTATCTATTTGTTTTTCTTTTTTTATAATTATTTCATTTATATTATAATCAGAATATTTATCTATAATTGTTTCAAATAAATTAATTATCTCTTCATAAATAGAATTATTAAATAAATCATTAATAGTTTTTTCTTTATATTTTAAGTATACATTATATAAATAATTTTCTATACTTGATTTATTTTCTTTAATGATAACACTAATATCAAAACTATAAAAAAACTTATTTAATGTTTCTTCATTTATAGAATCTATTTTTTTATATACAAATGCTGAAACCTTATCAAAATTTGAAACAGCATATTTAATAATCTCTTTTTCAACAAAACTATATAATTCTTTTATCATATAAGAATCAGCTAATAAACTTATCTTCATATTCAAAAACTTTTCTATCAAAGAATTAGGAAACTCTTTGATATTGAATATCACAATATCTCTTAAAACATTTTTTAAAGTATCCTCATTAACCTCAATACTTTTTAATATTTTAGATATTTTTGTATTATTAAGATAATTTATTATATCATCACACACTGCCTCAACTAATTTCTCATTATTATCTTTATACTTTTGAGTATATTCTATAATTTTATTAACTATCTTATATTTTGA from Brachyspira murdochii DSM 12563 encodes the following:
- the ptsP gene encoding phosphoenolpyruvate--protein phosphotransferase, translated to MEKRISGIGVSPGIAIGKVYLLLKKDIVVSKCPCANVAEEQKKLLEARNKTKEQLLKIRETTAKKVSEEKAAIFDAHITLLEDEDLLEEVNNIIADDKVCAEYALSQGIEVYTKILSEVEDEYLRERAGDLADISDRWIRNIQGEEITDVSNLPKDSVVVARDLTPSDTANLDLDNTLGFITEIGGRTSHTSIMARSLEIPAVVGIGEILKDLENNQTIIINGNTGAVIIDPSKESIDECLKLKDEFDKKRALLKEYAHKDAVSKDGTKIRVYANIGSPADLGGVLKNGADGIGLYRTEFLFMENTDFPTEEEQFKAYKEVAVAMSGHTVTIRTMDIGGDKYLPYLEMPKEENPALGWRALRICLDKTSIIRTQFRALLRASAFGKIKVMLPMIVSLEELRKAKSIFNECKLELVKENIAFNEALELGMMIETPSVVFRAEAFAREADFFSIGTNDLTQYTLAADRGNEKIASICDPYNPSVLIAIKMAIDGAHANGIIISMCGELAGDLLAVPLLFGLGLDVFSMSAISIPEVKKMIISLDKTECQMLAKRVLTLDTADEVKAELLRFLEIHEKGETISY
- a CDS encoding type III pantothenate kinase encodes the protein MYLLADIGNTRVKLAIFENNNNAPIYYKAIEHSNALDLVNALDEIKNNYSNIKNVFYSSVSLKVNDLFEDSVEDCFDINPYRVTHNDIKLKDNLYEPKDSVGIDRILSTYASICLDGYDDNNKYASIVIDMGTATTVSVMLSDFTFLGGMIIAGTKTSYQALSNITSLPYYEIGPISSIPNPINNNVKDAIMSGAIYNTIGTVNYAVLEAKKYIKSKYNIKSKIFLTGGISNLKLLKCKVYPFLVLQGIYFNMIYNK
- a CDS encoding CCA tRNA nucleotidyltransferase, which translates into the protein MKKIFTDIPHPIKEIARILHIEGFQCFLVGGAVRDAVMGITPHEYDITTDAKPEDVQRIFKYTVPTGIKHGTILVIIEDMHVEITTFRSDGNYSDGRHPDNVEYASSIEDDLPRRDLTINAMAYNVLDGTLIDMFDGMKDIKRKIVKSVGDPYERFREDGLRIMRAIRFAAKLNFEIEKETFEAITHSTGMLASIAAERIREEFNGILLSSNPFRGLELLRKTGVLSLILPELMQGYGVAQNKFHKYDVYYHILHTIQSVEPLETEELTLLVRLAALFHDIAKPMVQKKVSKQDDPVYYNHEVVGAKVAKNVMKRLKYSNSEIDFVTLLVRQHMFYYQDEWTDGAVRRFMRAIGVENIKPLLRLREADRLGSGHRKDKESKAIPKLLARIDKIIEEENAITVKDLKIDGNDLINEFHLKPSPLIGKILNYLLDLILDEPELNNREFLLEKTRNFLESNNIKDEA
- a CDS encoding HPr family phosphocarrier protein, yielding MTTGKVTIQNDTGLHARPGNEFVTFIKTLQNCKIEIENEAGKRVNASSLLKVLSLGVKKDSVLTIYCDGENEQENLKKIEEFLANLKD